The window CGAGGCAACGGCGCTCGGCTGGATATCCGTCCGAGACGGGCGTTTCACCGACGAATCGGGCCGGCACGTCATCCTGCACGGCATCAACGTGGGAAACAAAAGCGCGCCTTATTTCACAAAGGATGGCCCGGAAGACTATGCCCGGATGCGTTCATGGGGATTCAACTGCATCCGGCTCCTGATTTTCTGGGCGGCGCTCGAACCGCAATGCGGCGTGTATGACGAGAAATACCTCGCCGCGCTGGATGCGCGCGTCGCATGGGCGCGCGACAACGGCATGTGGGTGCTGCTCGATCTGCATCAGGATCTGTGGGGCGAGGGAAAATGCCGGGGCGACGGCGCGCCGGCGTGGGCAACGCTCGACAACGGGCGCCCGCACGCCTCGCTGGGATTTGTCTGGAGCGACGCCTATCTCGTCAGCGGCGCGGTGCAATCCGCCTTCGACAATTTCTGGTCCAACGCGCCCGCGCCGGATGGCATTGGGCTACAGGATCATCTTGCGCGCGCGTGGAAATTGGTCGCGGAACGCTACGCCAACGAACCGGCCGTTGTGGGCTACGATTTGCTCAACGAACCATTCATCGGCTCGCCGATTCTCGAAGCGGTGGCGTCCATTATGAAACCGCTTGCCGAGGTTGCACGCGAATCGCCTCTGAACCGCGAAACGCTGTTCGAAAAATTCTCGGATGTCGCTTTGTTTCGGAGGGTTGTGGACGAAGCCGGGCCGGTGTTTCAACAGTTCGAACGGGAAAAACTCGGCCCGTACCACCAACGGATGGCCGATGCGATTCGGAGCGTGGATTCGCGGCATATCCTGTTTATCGAGCCGTCGCCGTCCTCGAACCAAGGCGTTCCAAGCGCGTTGCCGCCGGTGCTGTTGCCGGATGGTTCGCCCGATCCGCGACAAGCGCTGGCGCCCCATGCGTACGACATCGTGACGGACGGGCCGACACCGGAGATGGCGGACGAGGGGCGTCTCCGTTTCATCTTCGATAGGCACATGGAAACCGCCCGGCGTCTCAACATGCCGATGCTGCTCGGCGAATGGGGCGCATTTTACGGTTCGTCGCGCGTCCTACCCGCGGCGCGCGCGGTGCAGCGTCAAATCGAGCGGACACTCTGCAGCGACACCTATTGGGATTCGCACGACAAGATTGATCAGACGGTCTACTTTGAAACCCTCGAAAGGCCGTACCCCATGGCGGTCG of the Candidatus Hydrogenedentota bacterium genome contains:
- a CDS encoding cellulase family glycosylhydrolase, whose protein sequence is MDKKIGAGFLLWTLLIGICFEATALGWISVRDGRFTDESGRHVILHGINVGNKSAPYFTKDGPEDYARMRSWGFNCIRLLIFWAALEPQCGVYDEKYLAALDARVAWARDNGMWVLLDLHQDLWGEGKCRGDGAPAWATLDNGRPHASLGFVWSDAYLVSGAVQSAFDNFWSNAPAPDGIGLQDHLARAWKLVAERYANEPAVVGYDLLNEPFIGSPILEAVASIMKPLAEVARESPLNRETLFEKFSDVALFRRVVDEAGPVFQQFEREKLGPYHQRMADAIRSVDSRHILFIEPSPSSNQGVPSALPPVLLPDGSPDPRQALAPHAYDIVTDGPTPEMADEGRLRFIFDRHMETARRLNMPMLLGEWGAFYGSSRVLPAARAVQRQIERTLCSDTYWDSHDKIDQTVYFETLERPYPMAVAGILREYAFDHETGVFTCAWEEDPSQGQSSIVFLPARRFANAEAPFPDARIEPIAPGTSNLILTIPAGNEKRRRDIRLSAPVR